Genomic segment of Desulfobacteraceae bacterium:
CCACGGACGTCTGTTCCAGCCGCCGAGGATAGTCGATAAGATGATACCGAAACCGCTGTCGTTTACACTGGTCTGCCTGATGGTGGCCGCCCTGCAGGGCTGCGGCAGGGGCGATGAGCCCCCCCGCCGGGAGCCGGTGCGACCGGTCCGCTGTGTGCGCGTGGCGCCCACACCGGCCGCGGAAGTCCGCACCTTTGCCGGCATCAGCAAGGCGGCCCGCGAATTCAGCCTCAGTTTCCGCGTCGGCGGCACCATCGCGTTCATCGGGGTCGCCGTCGGCGACCACCTGCAGGCGGGTCAGCCGATCGCCCGCCTGGACCCCACCGATTACCAGCTGAACCTCCGCAAAGCCGAGGCCGCCCTGGCCAGCGCCGAGGCCGAGACCCGCAACGCCGCCGCCAATTTCGAGCGCATGCGGGCCCTCTACGAAAACCGCAATGCCTCCCGCAACGATCTGGACGCCGCCCGCGCGGCCTACGAATCCAGCCAGGCCAGTGTCCGCGCGCTTCACCAGCAGGCCGCGCTGGCTCGCCGCCAGCTGGACTACACCCGCCTGAACGCACCGGCCGCGGCCTGCGCCGTGGCCCAGGTGCCGGTGGAGGTCAACGAGAACGTGACCCCCGGTCAGGCCGTGGCCGTGATCGCCTGCGGCAGTCAGCCAGAGGTCAAGGTGGCCGTCCCGGAGGGCGTCATCGGCCGCATCCGGGAAAAGGGGCGGGCCACGGCAACCTTCGACATCATCCCGGATGAAGCCTTTGCGACGGTGGTCACCGAGGTGGGGGTCGCGGCGGTGGGAGGCGACACCACCTTTCCGGTCACCGTCCGTCTGGAGACCGCCGACAGCCGCATCCGGCCCGGGATGGCGGCCGCGGTCAGCTTCTACCTGGAAGGCGCCGCCGGGCGGATCTTC
This window contains:
- a CDS encoding efflux RND transporter periplasmic adaptor subunit, with protein sequence MIPKPLSFTLVCLMVAALQGCGRGDEPPRREPVRPVRCVRVAPTPAAEVRTFAGISKAAREFSLSFRVGGTIAFIGVAVGDHLQAGQPIARLDPTDYQLNLRKAEAALASAEAETRNAAANFERMRALYENRNASRNDLDAARAAYESSQASVRALHQQAALARRQLDYTRLNAPAAACAVAQVPVEVNENVTPGQAVAVIACGSQPEVKVAVPEGVIGRIREKGRATATFDIIPDEAFATVVTEVGVAAVGGDTTFPVTVRLETADSRIRPGMAAAVSFYLEGAAGRIFLPPAAVGEDEKGRFVFTLERLAGGFGIAHRRAVEVGPIGAAGLEIVAGLSPDELVVTAGVSRIQEGLKVKLP